A single Corvus hawaiiensis isolate bCorHaw1 chromosome 24, bCorHaw1.pri.cur, whole genome shotgun sequence DNA region contains:
- the LOC125338005 gene encoding 25-hydroxyvitamin D-1 alpha hydroxylase, mitochondrial, producing MAPSLRLPARAALLSHSLPEPRVPRGPPVPPDPSLQPRTPHPRGPPESSRPRGLAEMPGPSSTAFIFELLCRGGVRRLHEMQVHGRCRFGPLWKARFGPVLTVHVADPALVAQVLRQEGPEPSRALSCPWKEHRSLRGVPGGLLTLEGEAWRGSRRVLARGLLSPGAAKAFAGPVATAVAELVARLQRLRRQHPQGIVPDIGIEFNRFGLEAISWVLFSSRLGCLEDTGEATEGVIRSVGEVLALTLVTMALPRPLLRLNPAPWDAFCRAWDQLFAFAKGHVDRRVAAVATQGPLAKGDMCVTDLLARERVPISSIYGNVSELLLAGVDTVASTLAWSLYELARNPGAQAALHRELMAATATNGATNSDGATTDSATAAATATALGRLPLLRAVVKETLRLYPVIPANARVVPDRDIRVGNYLLPRQTLITLCHYATSRDSRFFPVPNAFRPERWLRHRDTGDTPGDPGDTPGHPPGTGHPFASLPFGLGPRSCVGRRLAELQLHMALAQILLRFEVQPEPEGGHVRPMTRTLLAPAAPIGLRFLER from the exons ATGGCCCCCAGCCTGCGCCTGCCCGCCCGGGCCGCCCTGCTGTCCCACTCCCTGCCCGAGCCGAGGGTCCCCCGGGGTCCCCCAGTCCCCCCTGATCCCTCTCTACAGCCCCGCACCCCACACCCCCGCGGTCCCCCGGAGTCCTCCCGCCCCCGGGGCTTGGCCGAGATGCCGGGGCCGAGCTCCACCGCCTTCATCTTCGAGCTGCTGTGCCGAGGAGGGGTGCGGAGGCTGCATGAGATGCAG GTTCACGGGCGGTGCCGGTTCGGGCCGCTCTGGAAGGCCCGGTTCGGGCCGGTGCTCACGGTGCACGTGGCCGACCCGGCGCTCGTGGCTCAGGTGCTGCGGCAGGAGGGGCCCGAGCCCAGCCGCGCCCTGAGCTGCCCCTGGAAGGAGCACCGGAGCCtccggggggtcccgggggggctCCTCACCCT GGAGGGCGAGGCGTGGCGGGGGTCGCGGCGGGTGCTGGCGCGGGGGCTGCTGAGCCCGGGGGCGGCCAAGGCCTTCGCGGGGCCCGTGGCCACTGCGGTGGCCGAGCTGGTGGCGCGGCTGCAGCGGCTGCGGCGGCAGCACCCGCAGGGGATCGTCCCCGACATCGGCATCGAGTTCAACCGCTTCGGCCTCGAGG CCATCTCCTGGGTGCTGTTCTCCTCCCGCCTGGGCTGCCTGGAGGACACCGGCGAGGCCACCGAGGGTGTGATCCGGAGCGTGGGGGAGGTGCTGGCACTGACGCTGGTGACAATGGCACTGCCCCGTCCCCTCCTGCGCCTCAACCCTGCGCCCTGGGACGCCTTCTGCCGCGCCTGGGACCAGCTCTTCGCCTTCG CCAAGGGACACGTGGACCGGCGCGTGGCCGCGGTGGCTACGCAGGGGCCGCTGGCCAAGGGGGACATGTGTGTCACCGACCTGCTGGCCCGGGAGCGCGTCCCTATCAGCAGCATCTACGGCAACGTCTCCGAGCTGCTGCTGGCCGGGGTGGACACG GTCGCCAGCACGCTGGCCTGGAGCCTGTACGAGCTGGCGCGGAACCCGGGGGCGCAGGCGGCCCTGCACCGCGAGCTGATGGCGGCCACGGCCACCAACGGTGCCACCAACAGTGACGGTGCCACCACCGACAGTGCCACTGCTGCGGCCACCGCCACCGCGCTGGGACGGCTGCCGCTGCTACGCGCTGTGGTGAAGGAGACCCTCAG GCTGTACCCGGTCATCCCGGCCAACGCCCGCGTTGTCCCCGACCGCGACATCCGCGTCGGCAACTACCTGCTGCCACGCCAG ACCCTCATCACCCTCTGCCACTACGCCACGTCCCGCGACAGCCGCTTCTTCCCAGTGCCCAACGCCTTCCGTCCGGAGCGCTGGCTGCGCCACAGGGACACCGGTGACACGCCCGGGGACCCCGGGGACACTCCTGGGCACCCCCCTGGCACCGGGCACCCCTTTGCCTCTCTGCCCTTCGGCCTCGGCCCGCGCAGCTGCGTCGGGCGCCGCTTGGccgagctgcagctgcacatggCGCTGGCGCAG ATCCTGCTGCGGTTCGAGGTGCAGCCGGAGCCCGAGGGGGGCCACGTGCGCCCCATGACCCGCACCCTGctcgcccccgccgcccccatCGGCCTGCGCTTCCTCGAGCGGTGA
- the CDK4 gene encoding cyclin-dependent kinase 4 isoform X3, with product MAQEVQYEPVAELGVGAHGAVFKARDRLSGRFVALKNVRVPTGGAGLPPSTVREVALLRRLEHLEHPNIVRLMDVCASARTPHEAKVTLVFEHVEQDLKTFLEKAPAPGLPPDTIKDLMRQFLRALDFLHAQRIVHRDLKPQNVLVTSAGQLKVADFGLARIYSCHMALTPVVVTLWYRAPEVLLRAAYASPVDMWSVGCIFAEMFRRKPLFCGTSEADQLGKIFECVGLIGLPHEDEWPQDVALPRDAFAPCAPREPRGEVPELGDSGEQLLLALLTFSPHKRISAHEALGHRYLQGGDEG from the exons ATGGCGCAGGAGGTGCAGTACGAGCCGGTGGCCGAGCTGGGCGTGGGCGCGCACGGCGCCGTGTTCAAGGCTCGGGACCGGCTGAGCGGGCGCTTCGTGGCGCTCAAGAACGTGCGGGTGCCCACGGGGGGGGCCGGGCTGCCCCCCAGCACCGTGCGCGAGGTGGCCCTGCTGCGGCGCCTCGAGCACCTCGAGCACCCCAACATCGTCCG gctgaTGGACGTGTGTGCCAGTGCCCGCACCCCGCACGAGGCCAAGGTCACGCTGGTGTTCGAGCACGTGGAGCAGGACCTGAAAACCTTCCTGGAGAAAGCGCCGGCGCCGGGGCTGCCCCCCGACACCATCAAG GACCTGATGCGGCAGTTCCTGCGCGCCCTGGACTTCCTGCACGCCCAGCGCATCGTCCACCGCGACCTCAAGCCCCAGAACGTGCTGGTGACCAGCGCGGGCCAGCTCAAGGTGGCCGATTTCGGGCTGGCCCGGATCTACAGCTGCCACATGGCCCTGACCCCTGTG GTGGTGACACTGTGGTACAGAGCCCCCGAGGTGCTGCTCCGGGCCGCCTACGCGTCCCCCGTGGACATGTGGAGTGTCGGGTGCATCTTCGCTGAGATGTTCCGCAGGAA GCCGCTGTTCTGCGGGACGTCGGAGGCCGATCAGCTGGGGAAGATCTTCGAGTGTGTGGG GCTGATCGGGCTGCCCCACGAGGACGAGTGGCCGCAGGACgtggccctgcccagggacgCCTTCGCCCCCTGCGCCCCCCGCGAGCCCCGGGGGGAGGTCCCCGAgctgggggacagcggggagcagctgctgctg gcactgctgacCTTCAGCCCCCACAAGCGAATTTCGGCTCACGAGGCCCTGGGGCACCGATACCTGCAGGGGGGGGACGAGGGGTga
- the TSPAN31 gene encoding tetraspanin-31, producing the protein MVCGGFACSRNALCALNVVYVLVGVLLVGVAGWARGLGMGSSPPLLGGAFAVGVFLLLIAGLGLLGALRHHQVLLFFYVLILGLVFLCQLGVSCACLALGREAQERLLRSAWPLLSGGARGELQRRLGCCGLGEPPGTPPPASPAPLSPTGLEPPWEPQNCPARCQFPPGGVPPCPPCAPQLLQHSDQALKILGGVGLFFSFTEVLGVWLALRFRNQRDPRANPGAFL; encoded by the exons ATGGTCTGCGGCGGCTTCGCCTGTTCGCGCAACGCGCTCTGCGCCCTCAACGTGGTTTATGTG CTggtgggggtgctgctggtgggggtGGCGGGCTGGGCCCGGGGCCTGGGCATGGGCTCCAGCCCCCCCCTGCTCGGCGGAGCCTTCGCCGTCGGCGTCTTCCTCCTGCTGAtcgcggggctggggctgctcggGGCCCTGCGGCACCACCAGGTCCTGCTCTTCTTC TACGTGCTGATCCTGGGCCTGGTGTTCCTGTGCCAGCTCGGCGTGTCCTGCGCCTGCCTCGCCCTGGGCCGGGAGGCTCAG gagCGGTTGCTGCGCTCGGCCTGGCCCCTGCTGagcgggggggcgcggggggagcTGCAGCGCAGGCTGGGCTGTTGCGGTCTGGGGGagccccccgggaccccccctcctgccagccctgccccgcTGAGCCCCACCGGGCTGGAGCCCCCCTGGgagccccaaaactgccccgCT AGGTGCCAGTTCCCCCCAGGGGGagtccccccgtgccccccctgCGCCCCACAACTGCTGCAGCACTCGGACCAGGCCCTCAAGATTCTGGGGGGGGTCGGGCTGTTCTTCAGCTTCACCGAG GTTTTGGGGGTCTGGCTCGCCCTCCGCTTCCGGAACCAGCGGGACCCCCGCGCCAACCCCGGAGCCTTCCTatag
- the CDK4 gene encoding cyclin-dependent kinase 4 isoform X2 encodes MAPWGAGGMDVGFGVSLRVPAPPRMAQEVQYEPVAELGVGAHGAVFKARDRLSGRFVALKNVRVPTGGAGLPPSTVREVALLRRLEHLEHPNIVRLMDVCASARTPHEAKVTLVFEHVEQDLKTFLEKAPAPGLPPDTIKDLMRQFLRALDFLHAQRIVHRDLKPQNVLVTSAGQLKVADFGLARIYSCHMALTPVVVTLWYRAPEVLLRAAYASPVDMWSVGCIFAEMFRRKPLFCGTSEADQLGKIFELIGLPHEDEWPQDVALPRDAFAPCAPREPRGEVPELGDSGEQLLLALLTFSPHKRISAHEALGHRYLQGGDEG; translated from the exons ATGGCGccgtggggtgctggggggatGGATGTCGGTTTCGGGGTGTCCCTGAGGGTCCCGGCCCCCCCCAGGATGGCGCAGGAGGTGCAGTACGAGCCGGTGGCCGAGCTGGGCGTGGGCGCGCACGGCGCCGTGTTCAAGGCTCGGGACCGGCTGAGCGGGCGCTTCGTGGCGCTCAAGAACGTGCGGGTGCCCACGGGGGGGGCCGGGCTGCCCCCCAGCACCGTGCGCGAGGTGGCCCTGCTGCGGCGCCTCGAGCACCTCGAGCACCCCAACATCGTCCG gctgaTGGACGTGTGTGCCAGTGCCCGCACCCCGCACGAGGCCAAGGTCACGCTGGTGTTCGAGCACGTGGAGCAGGACCTGAAAACCTTCCTGGAGAAAGCGCCGGCGCCGGGGCTGCCCCCCGACACCATCAAG GACCTGATGCGGCAGTTCCTGCGCGCCCTGGACTTCCTGCACGCCCAGCGCATCGTCCACCGCGACCTCAAGCCCCAGAACGTGCTGGTGACCAGCGCGGGCCAGCTCAAGGTGGCCGATTTCGGGCTGGCCCGGATCTACAGCTGCCACATGGCCCTGACCCCTGTG GTGGTGACACTGTGGTACAGAGCCCCCGAGGTGCTGCTCCGGGCCGCCTACGCGTCCCCCGTGGACATGTGGAGTGTCGGGTGCATCTTCGCTGAGATGTTCCGCAGGAA GCCGCTGTTCTGCGGGACGTCGGAGGCCGATCAGCTGGGGAAGATCTTCGA GCTGATCGGGCTGCCCCACGAGGACGAGTGGCCGCAGGACgtggccctgcccagggacgCCTTCGCCCCCTGCGCCCCCCGCGAGCCCCGGGGGGAGGTCCCCGAgctgggggacagcggggagcagctgctgctg gcactgctgacCTTCAGCCCCCACAAGCGAATTTCGGCTCACGAGGCCCTGGGGCACCGATACCTGCAGGGGGGGGACGAGGGGTga
- the CDK4 gene encoding cyclin-dependent kinase 4 isoform X1, with the protein MAPWGAGGMDVGFGVSLRVPAPPRMAQEVQYEPVAELGVGAHGAVFKARDRLSGRFVALKNVRVPTGGAGLPPSTVREVALLRRLEHLEHPNIVRLMDVCASARTPHEAKVTLVFEHVEQDLKTFLEKAPAPGLPPDTIKDLMRQFLRALDFLHAQRIVHRDLKPQNVLVTSAGQLKVADFGLARIYSCHMALTPVVVTLWYRAPEVLLRAAYASPVDMWSVGCIFAEMFRRKPLFCGTSEADQLGKIFECVGLIGLPHEDEWPQDVALPRDAFAPCAPREPRGEVPELGDSGEQLLLALLTFSPHKRISAHEALGHRYLQGGDEG; encoded by the exons ATGGCGccgtggggtgctggggggatGGATGTCGGTTTCGGGGTGTCCCTGAGGGTCCCGGCCCCCCCCAGGATGGCGCAGGAGGTGCAGTACGAGCCGGTGGCCGAGCTGGGCGTGGGCGCGCACGGCGCCGTGTTCAAGGCTCGGGACCGGCTGAGCGGGCGCTTCGTGGCGCTCAAGAACGTGCGGGTGCCCACGGGGGGGGCCGGGCTGCCCCCCAGCACCGTGCGCGAGGTGGCCCTGCTGCGGCGCCTCGAGCACCTCGAGCACCCCAACATCGTCCG gctgaTGGACGTGTGTGCCAGTGCCCGCACCCCGCACGAGGCCAAGGTCACGCTGGTGTTCGAGCACGTGGAGCAGGACCTGAAAACCTTCCTGGAGAAAGCGCCGGCGCCGGGGCTGCCCCCCGACACCATCAAG GACCTGATGCGGCAGTTCCTGCGCGCCCTGGACTTCCTGCACGCCCAGCGCATCGTCCACCGCGACCTCAAGCCCCAGAACGTGCTGGTGACCAGCGCGGGCCAGCTCAAGGTGGCCGATTTCGGGCTGGCCCGGATCTACAGCTGCCACATGGCCCTGACCCCTGTG GTGGTGACACTGTGGTACAGAGCCCCCGAGGTGCTGCTCCGGGCCGCCTACGCGTCCCCCGTGGACATGTGGAGTGTCGGGTGCATCTTCGCTGAGATGTTCCGCAGGAA GCCGCTGTTCTGCGGGACGTCGGAGGCCGATCAGCTGGGGAAGATCTTCGAGTGTGTGGG GCTGATCGGGCTGCCCCACGAGGACGAGTGGCCGCAGGACgtggccctgcccagggacgCCTTCGCCCCCTGCGCCCCCCGCGAGCCCCGGGGGGAGGTCCCCGAgctgggggacagcggggagcagctgctgctg gcactgctgacCTTCAGCCCCCACAAGCGAATTTCGGCTCACGAGGCCCTGGGGCACCGATACCTGCAGGGGGGGGACGAGGGGTga